The Micropterus dolomieu isolate WLL.071019.BEF.003 ecotype Adirondacks linkage group LG22, ASM2129224v1, whole genome shotgun sequence genome contains a region encoding:
- the LOC123961408 gene encoding SH2 domain-containing protein 7-like: protein MFAAMTPGSNHTLAISRKGIERNCCVLYRQQKPKSERICHFSGSRTKDHRHTKSPCLKTCLTFCFKDRVRMEQREPSVDSHAEGTEGRLRELASKWFIDTQVPLIVRNGFFPTWFLGFITRKDAEEILRDKELGCFLIRLSDKAIGYILSYKGSDRCRHFVINQSESGQFVVCGDTEQHDKVSDLIEYYKTSPIEPFGEYLTSSCFEALNEGLYDIIQVNPKEQPVGTVRAVKNTRKQQMNPAQEQPPTRPRKNNRTLEEVPPLPRRNRHLDGLNDQDRVLYAQLRKQSPREIHICQDHLPGDNPGRAERSTTQSQNISRCRPPSEPDSVYSELDLLDSKSRSLPLLNNNSSDREQYRLSAPPNTPPRLSPKPFRQATRYSPPPEKTDSCSRPSSTHSLEYMSDNAVYHLAGRPDSPHTTSFETRTSSEQSQSLYAEVTSEALVARFPQENTYELIPGLVDTAKLKPNRLEDMGPKHNHSSWGLKNEKWKWLFPEVKRKW, encoded by the exons ATGTTTGCTGCAATGACACCCGGTTCAAACCACACACTGGCAATCTCAAGGAAAG gGATTGAAAGAAATTGCTGCGTACTGTACAGACAACAGAAACCCAAATCTGAGAGGATCTGCCACTTTTCAGGGTCAAGGACAAAGGATCACAGACATACAAAATCACCCTGCCTCAAGACCTGTCTGACGTTTTGCTTCAAG GACCGGGTGAGGATGGAGCAAAGGGAACCATCAGTGGATTCTCATGCTGAAGGGACTGAAGGAAGACTCAGGGAACTGGCTTCAAAGTGGTTCATAGACACTCAAGTGCCACTCATCGTCCGCAATGGCTTCTTCCCCACTTGGTTCTTGGGGTTCATCACGAGAAA AGATGCTGAAGAAATACTCAGAGATAAGGAGCTGGGCTGTTTCCTGATCCGTCTCAGTGATAAGGCCATTGGATACATTCTGTCTTATAA AGGCAGTGATCGGTGTCGACATTTTGTGATAAACCAAAGCGAATCAGGGCAGTTTGTGGTCTGTGGCGACACTGAACAACATGACAAAGTCTCTGATCTCATAGAATACTACAAGACAAGCCCCATCGAGCCCTTCGGAGAGTACCTGACATCCTCGTGTTTTGAG GCACTGAATGAAGGACTTTATGATATCATCCAGGTGAACCCTAAAGAACAGCCTGTGGGCACTGTCAGAGCTGTGAAGAACACGCGAAAGCAACAGATGAACCCAGCTCAAGAGCAGCCTCCCACACGGCCACGAAAGAACAACAGGACACTAGAG GAAGTACCACCTTTACCTCGGAGGAACAGGCACCTTGATGGCCTGAACGATCAGGACAGGGTTTTGTATGCTCAGCTCAGGAAGCAATCACCCAGGGAGATCCACATCTGTCAGGACCATTTACCTGGAGATAATCCGGGGAGAGCTGAGAGATCCACAACCCAGAGTCAGAACATAAGCAGGTGTAGACCTCCATCTGAACCGGACTCTGTTTACTCTGAGCTCGACCTGCTGGACAGCAAGAGCAGGTCTCTACCGCTTCTGAACAACAACAGCTCTGACAGAGAGCAGTACAGGCTGAGTGCACCCCCCAACACGCCTCCGAGACTTTCCCCTAAGCCCTTCAGACAAGCCACTCGCTATAGCCCACCACCAGAGAAGACAGACTCGTGTAGCAGACCGAGCAGCACCCATAGCCTGGAATACATGAGTGACAATGCTGTCTATCACCTAGCCGGCAGGCCTGATAGCCCACACACTACATCGTTTGAGACAAGAACATCGTCAGAGCAGTCACAGTCCCTGTATGCTGAGGTCACCAGTGAAGCCCTCGTTGCCCGCTTCCCCCAAGAAAATACATACGAGCTGATTCCTGGCCTTGTGGACACAGCCAAACTTAAACCCAACCGTCTGGAGGACATGGGACCCAAACACAACCACTCATCCTGGGGGTTAAAG AATGAAAAATGGAAATGGCTGTTCCCTGAAGTCAAGAGGAAATGGTGA